From one Rhizobium rosettiformans genomic stretch:
- the mscL gene encoding large conductance mechanosensitive channel protein MscL, producing MLHEFKTFIARGNVMDLAVGVIIGGAFGLIVSSLVEDVVMPVVGVIFGGFDFSNYFLPLSSNVTANTLAAAREQGAVFAYGNFITVVINFVILAWIIFLMVKGVNSLRKSMEKEELKASEAAPPPADVQLLTEIRDLLKTR from the coding sequence ATGCTACACGAATTCAAGACATTCATCGCCCGCGGCAACGTCATGGACCTTGCCGTCGGCGTGATCATCGGCGGTGCCTTCGGTCTGATCGTCAGCTCGCTGGTTGAGGACGTCGTCATGCCTGTTGTCGGCGTCATTTTCGGCGGCTTCGACTTTTCGAATTACTTCCTGCCCTTGAGCAGCAATGTGACGGCAAACACGCTGGCCGCCGCCCGCGAGCAGGGTGCCGTCTTCGCCTATGGCAACTTCATCACGGTCGTCATCAACTTCGTGATCCTCGCCTGGATCATCTTCCTGATGGTCAAGGGCGTGAACTCGCTGCGCAAGTCGATGGAAAAGGAAGAGCTGAAGGCCTCTGAAGCCGCTCCTCCGCCGGCTGACGTGCAGCTTCTGACTGAGATCCGCGACCTGCTGAAGACTCGCTGA
- a CDS encoding pyridoxal phosphate-dependent aminotransferase has product MALLDSLSPRALAAPESGIVEIINYARGRDGLLPLWAGEGDLPTPDFINRAASEALLGGETFYTWQRGIPELRQALSRYYKRHFTVDLPVEHFYVTASGMQAIALAVQALTSPGDEMIYLSPCWPNIVSAIDLAGAKSVCVPLSFTDGRWVLDLDQLEKAITPKTKALFINTPSNPTGWTATREDLKAILEIARRHGIWILADEIYALYYYGSSERAPSFFDVMEEGDRVMFANSFSKNWSMTGWRVGWIVAPPELGQVLENLIQYSTSGVAQFMQRGAVLALDQGDEFIRENIARATASRDILCDALIATNRVETLKPEGALYAFLKIDGITDSRRAALDIVDKTGVGMAPGTAFGEGGLPFLRACFLRNPAHIEDAAERLSGYIKAL; this is encoded by the coding sequence ATGGCCCTGTTGGACAGCCTCAGCCCCCGCGCGCTCGCCGCACCGGAAAGCGGTATCGTCGAGATCATCAACTACGCGCGGGGTCGCGACGGGCTTCTGCCGCTCTGGGCGGGCGAGGGCGATCTGCCGACGCCCGACTTCATCAATCGTGCGGCCAGTGAGGCCCTGCTTGGCGGGGAGACCTTCTATACCTGGCAGCGCGGTATTCCTGAACTCCGCCAGGCGCTCTCGCGCTACTACAAGCGCCACTTCACTGTCGATCTGCCGGTCGAACATTTTTACGTCACGGCGTCTGGCATGCAGGCCATCGCGCTTGCCGTTCAGGCTCTGACCTCGCCCGGCGATGAGATGATCTATCTCTCGCCCTGCTGGCCGAACATCGTTTCGGCGATCGATCTCGCCGGCGCAAAGTCTGTTTGCGTTCCGCTTTCCTTCACCGATGGCCGCTGGGTGCTCGATCTCGATCAGCTGGAAAAGGCGATCACCCCGAAGACCAAAGCGCTCTTCATCAACACCCCGTCGAACCCGACCGGCTGGACGGCGACCCGCGAAGACTTGAAGGCCATCCTCGAGATTGCCCGCCGCCACGGCATCTGGATTCTCGCTGACGAAATCTATGCGCTCTACTATTACGGCTCGTCCGAACGGGCGCCGTCCTTCTTCGACGTGATGGAGGAGGGCGACAGGGTGATGTTTGCCAATTCCTTCTCGAAGAACTGGTCGATGACCGGCTGGCGCGTCGGCTGGATCGTTGCTCCGCCGGAGCTCGGTCAGGTGCTCGAAAACCTCATCCAGTATTCGACCTCGGGCGTCGCGCAGTTCATGCAGCGCGGTGCGGTCTTGGCCCTCGATCAGGGAGACGAATTCATACGGGAGAATATTGCGCGCGCCACCGCCTCGCGAGATATCCTATGCGATGCCCTGATCGCCACCAACAGGGTCGAGACCTTGAAGCCGGAAGGCGCGCTCTATGCCTTCCTGAAGATCGATGGCATCACCGATAGCCGCAGGGCGGCCCTTGATATCGTCGACAAGACCGGCGTCGGGATGGCACCGGGCACGGCCTTCGGCGAGGGTGGCCTTCCGTTCCTAAGGGCCTGCTTCCTGCGCAACCCCGCCCATATCGAAGACGCAGCCGAGCGTCTCAGCGGCTATATCAAGGCGCTCTGA
- the galE gene encoding UDP-glucose 4-epimerase GalE, translated as MAILVTGGAGFIGSHMVWALLDAGEEVVVVDRLSTGFRWAVAPQARFYLGDIAKPTVLKQIFAENDIEAIIHFAGSIVVPESIANPLSYYENNTENTRRLLSAAVKAGIDKVIFSSTAAVYGLPDKPLPVREDAPLRPESPYGQSKLMSEMMLRDTARAHGLCYVALRYFNVAGADVQGRAGNSAVGATHLLKVACEAALGKRSSMSVYGTDYDTPDGTGVRDYIHINDLVDAHLQALRYLRKGGGPLVANCGYGKGYSVLDIIEAVRRATNADFRVDYAPRRPGDASLVVADSTLAKQVLEWTPRHDDLGVIVNTALAWERRLEEQATPDIDDLRRRLASGF; from the coding sequence ATGGCGATCTTGGTGACAGGTGGCGCAGGCTTCATTGGCAGCCATATGGTCTGGGCTCTCCTCGATGCCGGGGAAGAGGTGGTCGTGGTCGACCGGCTGTCCACGGGCTTTCGTTGGGCCGTTGCGCCCCAGGCACGTTTTTATCTGGGCGATATCGCCAAGCCGACTGTCCTCAAGCAGATCTTCGCCGAGAACGACATTGAGGCGATCATCCATTTCGCAGGCTCGATCGTCGTGCCGGAATCGATCGCCAATCCCCTGAGCTATTACGAGAACAACACCGAAAACACCCGCCGTCTCTTGTCGGCCGCCGTCAAGGCGGGGATCGACAAGGTCATCTTCTCGTCGACGGCGGCGGTCTACGGTCTGCCGGACAAGCCGCTGCCGGTGCGGGAGGATGCGCCACTGCGGCCGGAATCGCCCTATGGGCAATCCAAGCTGATGAGCGAAATGATGCTACGCGATACGGCGCGCGCCCACGGTCTCTGCTACGTGGCGCTGCGCTATTTCAACGTCGCCGGTGCCGATGTGCAGGGGCGCGCCGGAAATTCCGCCGTCGGTGCCACGCATCTGCTCAAGGTGGCCTGTGAGGCAGCGCTCGGCAAACGTTCCTCGATGTCTGTCTATGGCACTGACTACGACACCCCAGATGGCACGGGTGTGCGGGACTACATTCACATCAACGACCTCGTGGATGCCCATCTCCAGGCGTTGCGATACTTGCGAAAGGGTGGCGGGCCCCTGGTGGCCAACTGCGGCTACGGCAAGGGATACTCGGTGCTCGACATCATCGAAGCGGTGCGTCGTGCCACCAACGCCGATTTCCGGGTCGATTACGCGCCACGCCGTCCCGGCGACGCGTCGCTTGTCGTGGCGGACTCCACATTGGCGAAGCAGGTTCTGGAGTGGACGCCGCGCCATGACGACCTGGGCGTCATCGTCAATACGGCGCTTGCGTGGGAACGGCGGCTTGAGGAGCAGGCCACCCCTGATATCGACGATCTTCGCCGCCGGCTTGCCAGCGGTTTCTAG
- a CDS encoding HlyD family secretion protein, with the protein MAKRQSGWLIALLLIVVGGGAYYGWKTFEGDGLPANIAHGNGRIEAVEIDISTKTGGRVKDILVDEGDFVSAGQVLALMDTNQLDAHRRQAVAEHRRTLVAVDTARSVVAQREAEREAALATVSQREAQLNAAETTLARTERLMESRTTSQQVVDDGRAATASARAALAASKAQVAASEAAIGAARAQVIDAEAAVAAASAAIESIDADIADSTLRAPRDGRVQYRVAQLGEVLGAGGRVLNIVDLSDVYMAFFLPTAEVGRIALGSEARIVLDAAAAYTIPARISFVADVAQFTPKTVETDEERQKLMFRVKAKIPEALLKKYIQQVKTGLPGIAYVNLDPAAPWPESLTTTLVQ; encoded by the coding sequence ATGGCAAAGCGTCAAAGCGGCTGGCTGATCGCATTGCTGCTGATCGTGGTTGGCGGCGGCGCCTATTATGGCTGGAAGACCTTTGAGGGTGATGGCCTGCCGGCCAACATCGCGCACGGCAATGGTCGCATCGAGGCTGTGGAAATCGACATATCCACGAAGACCGGCGGCCGGGTGAAGGACATTCTCGTCGACGAAGGTGATTTCGTCAGCGCCGGGCAGGTGCTGGCTCTGATGGACACGAACCAGCTCGATGCCCATCGCCGCCAGGCCGTGGCCGAGCACCGCCGCACGCTCGTCGCCGTCGATACCGCCAGAAGCGTCGTTGCCCAGCGGGAGGCCGAGCGCGAGGCAGCCCTTGCGACTGTTTCCCAGCGCGAAGCTCAGTTGAACGCCGCAGAAACCACCCTTGCCCGCACGGAACGGCTGATGGAAAGCCGCACCACGAGCCAGCAGGTGGTCGATGACGGCCGTGCTGCAACCGCAAGCGCCCGTGCAGCTCTTGCCGCGTCGAAAGCGCAAGTGGCGGCCTCGGAGGCGGCGATCGGTGCGGCCCGGGCCCAGGTGATTGATGCTGAAGCCGCTGTTGCTGCCGCTTCGGCCGCAATCGAAAGCATAGATGCCGACATTGCCGACAGCACACTCAGGGCGCCGAGAGATGGTCGCGTGCAATACCGCGTTGCCCAGCTCGGCGAAGTTCTGGGCGCAGGCGGTCGCGTCTTGAACATCGTCGATCTCTCCGATGTTTACATGGCCTTCTTCCTGCCGACGGCAGAGGTGGGGCGCATCGCGCTCGGAAGCGAAGCCCGCATAGTGCTCGACGCCGCCGCGGCCTATACCATTCCGGCCAGGATCAGTTTCGTTGCCGATGTCGCGCAGTTCACGCCCAAGACGGTGGAAACCGACGAGGAGCGACAGAAGCTGATGTTCCGCGTCAAGGCGAAGATCCCCGAGGCCTTGCTCAAGAAGTACATCCAGCAGGTCAAAACAGGCCTGCCAGGGATCGCCTATGTCAATCTCGATCCTGCTGCTCCCTGGCCCGAGAGCCTGACGACGACACTGGTGCAGTGA
- the rbbA gene encoding ribosome-associated ATPase/putative transporter RbbA, with protein MNGVAQTRSDDPVVRLEGVSLAYGKTLALNDVSLDVPAGRMVGLIGPDGVGKSSLLSLISGARRIQTGRVEAFGGDMARASHRRKSCPRIAYMPQGLGKNLYPTLSVFENVEFFGRLFGQDRRERERRIAGLLHATGLTPFADRPAGKLSGGMKQKLGLCCALIHDPDLLILDEPTTGVDPLSRRQFWELIDGIRADRPGMSVIVATAYMEEAERFDWLVAMDGGRILDTGTPDELRKRTATTTLDAAFVALLPQEKRGRNEPLRIAKRSEADGGDIAIRADHLTMRFGDFTAVDDVSFEIPRGEIFGFLGSNGCGKTTTMKMLTGLLAATEGRAEVFGHPVDPKDIAIRRRVGYMSQAFSLYGELTLRQNLELHGRLFGMADAEIGPRLEELANRFGLVETLEELPDALPLGMRQRLSLAVALIHRPDILILDEPTSGVDPVARDGFWALLADLSRRDSVTIFVSTHFMNEAALCDRISLMHAGKVLVTDRPEAIVSSCGAENLEQAFIHHLEQAIGEEVVPTFRSGEVEDAAISAPAPSTEVKGHRPLLDRRRLLAFSRREALELVRDPIRATLAMLGSLILMFVIGYGINLDVENLTFAALDRDDTVLSREYIAEIAGSRYFIERPPLTDYQELDRRMRAGDISLAIEIPPGFGRDLARGNRAVDVGAWIDGAMPARAETVSGYVQGMHASWLARKARELYGDKATLAPFEIELRYRYNPNVESLVSMVPAVIPLLLMLIPAMLSVLSVVREKELGSIINFYVTPVTRLEFLLGKQLPYIGIAFLNFLILTAFAIFGFQVPLTGSFAVLALGASLYVFAATALGLLLSSFMKSQISAIFGTTLITIIPAVQFSGMLSPVSALQGAGALIGQIYPASHFVTISRGVFSKGLTFADLEPQLLALAIIGPLLLLAGTFLLKKQAV; from the coding sequence ATGAACGGTGTGGCGCAAACTCGATCGGACGATCCTGTCGTGCGCCTTGAAGGGGTGAGCCTCGCCTACGGCAAGACGCTGGCGCTGAACGATGTCTCGCTGGATGTGCCGGCAGGCCGTATGGTTGGTTTGATCGGCCCTGACGGTGTCGGCAAGTCGAGCCTCCTGTCGCTCATCTCCGGCGCCCGCAGGATCCAGACAGGTCGGGTCGAGGCCTTCGGAGGCGACATGGCGCGTGCCTCGCACCGACGCAAATCCTGCCCGCGCATCGCCTATATGCCGCAAGGACTGGGCAAGAACCTTTATCCGACGCTCTCGGTCTTCGAAAATGTCGAATTTTTCGGCCGCCTGTTCGGCCAGGACCGCCGCGAGCGCGAGCGACGCATTGCCGGCCTCTTGCACGCCACCGGCCTGACGCCCTTCGCTGATCGTCCGGCAGGGAAGTTATCGGGCGGCATGAAACAGAAGCTCGGTCTCTGCTGCGCCCTTATTCACGATCCCGATCTTCTGATCCTTGATGAACCGACGACCGGCGTCGACCCTTTATCACGCCGGCAGTTCTGGGAACTGATCGACGGCATCAGGGCCGACCGTCCCGGCATGAGCGTCATCGTGGCGACCGCCTACATGGAAGAGGCCGAGCGCTTCGACTGGCTGGTCGCCATGGACGGCGGGCGCATACTGGATACGGGGACTCCGGACGAGTTGCGGAAGAGAACGGCAACCACGACACTCGATGCTGCCTTCGTCGCCTTGCTGCCTCAGGAGAAGCGCGGTCGAAACGAACCGCTGCGGATTGCGAAACGGTCTGAGGCGGATGGCGGCGACATCGCGATCCGTGCGGATCATCTGACCATGCGCTTCGGTGATTTCACCGCCGTCGATGATGTCAGTTTCGAGATCCCGCGCGGCGAGATCTTCGGTTTTCTCGGCTCGAACGGCTGCGGCAAGACGACGACGATGAAAATGCTGACGGGGCTGCTGGCCGCGACCGAGGGCAGGGCGGAGGTCTTCGGCCATCCCGTCGATCCCAAGGACATCGCGATCCGTCGCCGCGTCGGCTATATGAGCCAGGCCTTCTCGCTGTACGGCGAGCTGACGCTTCGGCAGAACCTCGAATTGCATGGCCGTCTCTTCGGGATGGCGGATGCCGAAATTGGGCCGCGGCTGGAGGAACTGGCGAACCGATTTGGCTTGGTCGAGACGCTGGAAGAACTGCCCGATGCTCTGCCGCTCGGGATGCGCCAGAGGCTGTCGCTCGCCGTCGCCTTGATCCACCGTCCCGACATCCTGATCCTCGACGAACCCACATCGGGTGTGGATCCGGTGGCGCGTGACGGCTTTTGGGCTCTGCTGGCCGACCTCTCCCGGCGCGACAGCGTGACCATCTTCGTCTCGACCCATTTCATGAACGAGGCGGCACTGTGCGACAGGATCTCGCTGATGCATGCCGGCAAGGTTCTGGTCACCGATAGGCCCGAGGCAATCGTTTCAAGCTGTGGCGCCGAAAACCTGGAGCAGGCCTTCATCCATCATCTGGAACAGGCGATCGGCGAAGAAGTCGTGCCCACTTTTCGCTCTGGCGAGGTTGAAGACGCTGCAATCTCAGCGCCCGCGCCATCGACGGAAGTGAAAGGTCATCGCCCGCTTCTTGATCGCCGTCGGCTGCTCGCTTTCAGCCGTCGCGAAGCGTTGGAGCTTGTCCGTGACCCCATTCGAGCCACGCTTGCCATGCTCGGCAGCCTCATTCTGATGTTCGTCATCGGCTATGGCATCAATCTCGATGTCGAGAACCTGACCTTCGCGGCTCTCGACCGCGACGACACGGTCTTGAGCCGGGAATATATCGCGGAGATCGCCGGTTCCCGATACTTTATCGAGCGGCCGCCGCTGACCGACTACCAGGAGCTCGATCGCCGCATGCGCGCCGGCGACATCAGCCTCGCGATCGAGATCCCTCCCGGCTTCGGCCGCGATCTGGCTCGTGGCAATCGCGCTGTCGATGTGGGGGCCTGGATCGACGGAGCGATGCCGGCTCGGGCCGAAACCGTCTCGGGTTATGTCCAGGGCATGCATGCAAGCTGGCTCGCCCGCAAGGCCCGCGAACTTTACGGCGACAAAGCCACTCTGGCGCCTTTCGAGATCGAATTGCGCTATCGCTACAATCCGAATGTGGAAAGCCTGGTTTCGATGGTTCCGGCTGTGATCCCGCTCCTGCTGATGCTCATTCCGGCCATGCTGTCGGTGTTGAGCGTGGTGCGTGAGAAGGAACTCGGTTCGATCATCAACTTCTACGTCACGCCTGTGACGCGTCTCGAATTCTTGCTCGGCAAACAACTGCCCTATATCGGCATCGCCTTCCTGAATTTCCTGATCCTAACCGCCTTCGCCATCTTCGGCTTCCAGGTGCCGCTCACCGGAAGCTTTGCGGTTTTGGCGCTGGGAGCCTCGCTCTACGTCTTTGCCGCAACCGCGCTCGGTCTCCTCCTGTCGAGCTTCATGAAGAGCCAGATCTCCGCGATCTTCGGCACGACGCTGATCACGATCATCCCGGCAGTCCAGTTTTCCGGCATGCTGTCGCCCGTCTCCGCCCTGCAGGGGGCAGGGGCTCTGATCGGGCAGATCTATCCTGCGAGCCATTTTGTCACCATCTCGCGCGGTGTCTTCTCCAAAGGCCTGACCTTCGCTGATCTCGAGCCTCAACTGCTGGCGCTGGCAATCATTGGTCCGCTCCTGCTGCTCGCAGGCACCTTCCTCCTCAAGAAGCAGGCGGTGTGA
- a CDS encoding ABC transporter permease produces MRLANILELGIKELRGLARDPALLFLIVYAFTLNIYTAATAEPETLNKAAVAIVDEDRSQVSARIESALYPPYFLPPQMITPAEIDPRMNAGLDTFVLDIPPGFQRDLLAGRSPQIQLNVDATQMTQAFSGGRYIQEIVTREVTDFLSRGDPADQASVGLSLRARFNPELDKGWFGSINEVISAVTMLSIILTGAALIREREHGTIEHLLVMPVTPAEIMLSKIWSMGLVVLLATMFSLFVVVHGALNVPLQGSMTLFLIGAALQLVAATSMGIFLATVAGSMPQFGLLLMLVLLPLQILSGGMTPRESMPEVIQWIMSAAPNTHFVIMAQAVLFRDAGLDVVWPQILALLAISAVFFVLSLRRFRAFLR; encoded by the coding sequence ATGCGGCTGGCAAACATTCTTGAGCTCGGCATCAAGGAACTGCGCGGCCTCGCCCGAGACCCCGCCCTGCTCTTCCTGATCGTCTACGCCTTCACTCTGAACATCTACACCGCCGCCACCGCAGAGCCAGAGACGCTGAACAAGGCGGCGGTGGCGATTGTCGACGAGGATCGCTCACAGGTATCGGCCCGTATCGAAAGCGCTCTCTACCCGCCTTATTTCCTGCCCCCGCAGATGATCACACCGGCCGAGATCGATCCCCGCATGAATGCCGGCCTCGACACCTTCGTACTCGATATCCCGCCCGGTTTTCAGCGCGATCTTCTGGCCGGCCGCAGCCCGCAGATCCAGCTCAATGTAGATGCGACCCAGATGACCCAGGCCTTTTCCGGCGGCAGGTACATTCAGGAAATCGTCACGCGCGAGGTGACGGATTTCCTCAGCCGGGGAGACCCAGCGGATCAGGCGAGCGTCGGTCTGTCGCTCCGGGCACGCTTCAATCCCGAGCTCGACAAAGGCTGGTTCGGATCGATCAATGAAGTCATTTCCGCCGTCACCATGCTGTCGATCATCCTGACCGGGGCGGCCCTGATCAGGGAGCGAGAGCACGGCACGATCGAACATCTCCTCGTCATGCCGGTCACGCCTGCGGAAATCATGCTGAGCAAGATCTGGTCGATGGGCCTGGTCGTGCTGCTGGCGACGATGTTCTCGCTCTTCGTCGTCGTGCACGGCGCGCTAAACGTGCCCCTTCAGGGCTCCATGACCCTTTTCCTCATCGGGGCAGCGCTACAACTGGTTGCCGCGACATCCATGGGCATCTTCCTCGCCACGGTCGCCGGGTCGATGCCGCAGTTCGGTTTGTTGCTGATGCTGGTTCTTCTGCCGTTGCAGATCCTGTCGGGCGGCATGACGCCCCGTGAAAGCATGCCCGAGGTGATCCAGTGGATCATGTCGGCGGCACCCAACACGCACTTCGTCATCATGGCCCAGGCGGTTCTCTTCAGGGATGCCGGGCTCGATGTCGTCTGGCCGCAGATCCTGGCGCTGCTCGCGATCTCGGCCGTGTTCTTCGTCCTGTCCCTGCGCCGCTTTCGCGCCTTCCTGCGCTAA
- the katG gene encoding catalase/peroxidase HPI, whose protein sequence is MDTLSNKGTGKCPVMHGSNTESGANVMAWWPNALNLDILHQHDTKTDPMGKGFDYREAVKQLDVAALKADMKALLRDSQEWWPADWGHYGGLMIRLAWHSAGSYRLADGRGGGGTGNIRFAPLNSWPDNASLDKARRLLWPLKKKYGNKISWADLILFAGTVAYEDMGLKTFGFAFGRPDIWGPEKDVYWGAEKQWLAPSDSRYDDVTKPDTMENPLAAVQMGLIYVNPEGVNGKPDPMATAAQVRETFARMAMNDEETAALTAGGHTVGKAHGNGDAQALGVEPEAGDLENQGFGWMNPNQNGKASLAVTSGIEGAWTTNPTVFDMGYFELLFGYDWELTHSPAGAQQWQPIGIREEHMPVDATDPSIRRMPMMTDADMAMKVDPAYRAICEKFMADPAYFQDTFARAWFKLTHRDLGPRVRYIGPEAPTEDLIWQDPIPAGAKNYDVGAVKAKIAASGLSIAELVATAWDSARTYRQSDMRGGANGARIRLAPQRDWEGNEPARLGKVLSVLELIAEEFGASVADVIVLAGNVGIEKAAKAAGYDVTVPFAAGRGDATAEQTDAASFAPLEPLADGFRNWTKKDYVVSPEEMLLDRAQLMGLTGAEMTVLLGGLRVLGTNYGGTKHGVFTTREGQLTNDFFVNLTDMGFTWKPTGKNSYDICDRKTGEKKFTATRADLVFGSNSVLRAYAEVYAQDDNQEKFVKDFVAAWVKVMNADRFDLEA, encoded by the coding sequence ATGGATACCCTGAGCAACAAAGGCACCGGCAAATGTCCGGTCATGCATGGTTCGAACACGGAAAGCGGCGCAAACGTCATGGCCTGGTGGCCAAATGCGCTGAACCTCGACATCCTGCACCAGCACGACACCAAGACCGACCCGATGGGCAAGGGCTTCGATTACCGTGAAGCCGTCAAGCAGCTCGACGTCGCCGCATTGAAGGCGGACATGAAGGCCCTGCTGCGGGACAGCCAGGAGTGGTGGCCAGCCGACTGGGGCCACTATGGCGGCCTGATGATCCGTCTCGCCTGGCACTCTGCCGGCTCCTATCGTCTGGCAGACGGTCGTGGCGGCGGCGGCACCGGCAATATTCGTTTCGCCCCGCTCAATTCCTGGCCTGATAATGCCAGCCTCGACAAGGCGCGTCGTCTGCTCTGGCCGCTGAAGAAGAAATACGGCAACAAGATCTCCTGGGCCGACCTGATCCTCTTCGCCGGCACCGTCGCCTATGAAGACATGGGTCTGAAGACCTTCGGCTTCGCCTTCGGCCGTCCCGACATCTGGGGTCCGGAAAAGGACGTCTACTGGGGCGCGGAAAAGCAGTGGCTTGCGCCCTCCGACAGCCGCTACGACGACGTGACCAAGCCTGATACGATGGAAAACCCCCTTGCCGCCGTGCAGATGGGTCTCATCTACGTCAACCCGGAAGGTGTGAACGGCAAGCCGGATCCAATGGCGACTGCCGCTCAGGTCCGTGAAACCTTCGCCCGCATGGCGATGAACGACGAAGAAACCGCAGCGCTGACCGCTGGCGGCCACACCGTCGGCAAGGCACACGGCAATGGCGACGCGCAGGCGCTCGGCGTCGAGCCGGAAGCCGGTGATCTCGAAAACCAGGGCTTCGGCTGGATGAACCCGAACCAGAACGGCAAGGCGAGCCTGGCTGTCACCTCGGGCATCGAAGGCGCATGGACGACCAACCCGACCGTCTTCGATATGGGCTATTTCGAACTGCTGTTCGGCTATGACTGGGAACTGACGCACAGCCCCGCTGGTGCACAGCAGTGGCAGCCGATCGGTATCCGCGAAGAGCACATGCCGGTGGACGCCACCGATCCGTCGATCCGTCGCATGCCGATGATGACCGATGCCGACATGGCGATGAAGGTCGACCCGGCCTACCGTGCGATCTGCGAGAAGTTCATGGCGGACCCGGCCTACTTCCAAGACACGTTTGCCCGCGCCTGGTTCAAGCTGACCCACCGCGACCTCGGTCCGAGGGTTCGTTACATCGGTCCGGAAGCTCCGACCGAAGACCTGATCTGGCAGGACCCAATCCCGGCTGGCGCCAAGAACTACGATGTCGGCGCCGTCAAGGCGAAGATCGCAGCTTCCGGTCTGTCGATCGCAGAACTGGTTGCTACGGCCTGGGACAGCGCCCGGACCTACCGCCAGTCCGACATGCGCGGCGGTGCGAACGGTGCCCGCATTCGTCTGGCTCCGCAGCGTGACTGGGAAGGCAACGAGCCGGCCCGTCTGGGCAAGGTACTCTCGGTGCTCGAACTGATCGCCGAGGAATTCGGCGCCAGTGTCGCCGACGTCATCGTGCTCGCCGGCAATGTCGGCATCGAGAAGGCGGCCAAGGCTGCCGGTTACGACGTGACCGTGCCGTTTGCCGCTGGTCGTGGCGACGCGACTGCCGAGCAGACGGATGCCGCAAGCTTCGCCCCGCTCGAGCCGCTGGCCGATGGCTTCCGCAACTGGACGAAGAAGGACTATGTCGTCAGCCCCGAAGAGATGCTGCTCGACCGCGCCCAGCTCATGGGTCTGACGGGCGCTGAAATGACGGTGCTGCTCGGTGGTCTGCGCGTGCTCGGCACAAACTATGGCGGCACCAAGCATGGCGTATTCACCACCCGCGAAGGTCAGCTGACGAACGACTTCTTCGTCAACCTGACCGACATGGGCTTCACCTGGAAGCCGACGGGCAAGAACTCCTACGACATCTGCGACCGCAAGACCGGTGAGAAGAAGTTCACCGCGACCCGCGCCGATCTCGTCTTCGGCTCGAACTCGGTCCTGCGTGCCTATGCGGAAGTCTACGCTCAGGACGACAACCAGGAGAAGTTCGTGAAGGACTTCGTGGCTGCCTGGGTCAAGGTGATGAACGCCGATCGCTTCGATCTCGAAGCCTGA
- a CDS encoding hydrogen peroxide-inducible genes activator, which produces MINFTLRQLRYFEALARHGHFGRAAEACSISQPALSVQIKELEEALGAELFERAARQLRLSAFGEEFLVRVRDILRSVDELGDLARAHRRQLVGRLRIGVIPTVAPYLLPGMISALTRENADLDIHVRETVTPKLLQELAEGRLDTAIVALPVSEPSLTEMPLFEENFVLVRPREDADKPVPSRDMLREMRLLLLEEGHCFREQALSFCDMGSVRPREILDGSSLSTLVQMVGAGIGVTLIPEIAMPVETRSADVSIARFEDPQPSRRIGMVWRKTSPIAKQLTGVSDVVRTAAADFGVSLP; this is translated from the coding sequence ATGATCAACTTCACCCTTCGACAGCTGCGTTATTTCGAGGCGCTGGCCCGTCATGGCCATTTCGGGCGCGCGGCCGAAGCCTGTTCGATCTCCCAGCCTGCCTTGTCGGTGCAGATCAAGGAGCTCGAAGAAGCCCTCGGCGCGGAACTCTTCGAGCGCGCTGCGCGCCAGCTGCGCCTCTCGGCCTTCGGGGAGGAGTTCCTGGTCAGGGTGCGCGATATCCTGCGGTCGGTGGATGAACTGGGTGATCTTGCCCGTGCCCACCGCCGACAACTGGTCGGGCGCCTGCGCATCGGTGTCATCCCGACGGTCGCTCCCTATTTGCTGCCCGGCATGATCTCGGCGCTGACCCGCGAGAATGCCGATCTCGACATCCATGTCCGCGAAACCGTAACGCCGAAACTCTTGCAGGAACTGGCGGAAGGCCGCCTGGATACCGCGATCGTCGCCTTGCCGGTCTCCGAGCCATCGCTCACCGAGATGCCGCTGTTTGAGGAGAACTTCGTGCTCGTCCGCCCGAGGGAAGACGCCGACAAGCCCGTCCCAAGCCGCGACATGCTACGTGAAATGCGCTTGCTGCTTCTGGAAGAGGGGCATTGCTTTCGCGAACAGGCGCTTTCCTTCTGCGACATGGGTTCGGTGCGTCCGCGCGAGATCCTGGATGGCAGTTCGCTCTCGACGCTGGTCCAGATGGTCGGCGCCGGGATCGGTGTCACGCTGATCCCCGAAATCGCCATGCCCGTGGAAACACGCTCCGCCGATGTTTCCATCGCCCGCTTCGAGGACCCGCAGCCTTCGAGAAGAATCGGAATGGTCTGGCGCAAGACGAGCCCGATCGCCAAGCAATTGACGGGAGTCTCCGACGTGGTTCGCACGGCCGCTGCCGATTTCGGCGTCAGCTTGCCTTGA